A genomic window from Lactobacillus sp. ESL0677 includes:
- a CDS encoding ROK family protein, with protein sequence MKLAIFDIGGTTVKTGYFVNDCLIDQSSFTTPKSFADLIKKMHQLIDDQEITGIAISAPGAVDTKLGKINGISAVPYIHHRPIFKELVQEFQLPVAIENDANCAGICEVKIGAGKDYQNVAFIVIGTGIGGAVFIDKKLYKGSHLFGGEFGLIKTAAGPTLSLRATIVKAAAAYEKQTGASQVNGEKLFALSEQDDQLAQKLITQIYDDLANALYDIQVAFDFDALIIGGGVSAHPGFSAELAKRLQDQLTEQSVAEIMPVVKSCQYHNDANLYGAAYNFIVVNGRE encoded by the coding sequence ATGAAATTAGCAATTTTTGATATTGGTGGGACAACCGTTAAGACAGGATATTTTGTTAACGATTGTTTAATTGATCAGTCCAGCTTTACTACGCCAAAGTCTTTTGCTGACTTAATTAAGAAAATGCATCAATTAATTGATGACCAAGAAATTACAGGTATTGCCATTAGTGCACCAGGTGCAGTTGATACTAAGCTTGGTAAAATTAATGGTATCAGTGCCGTTCCGTATATTCATCACCGACCGATTTTTAAGGAATTAGTGCAAGAATTTCAATTGCCAGTAGCAATTGAAAATGACGCTAATTGTGCTGGTATTTGCGAAGTCAAAATTGGTGCTGGCAAAGACTACCAAAATGTTGCTTTCATAGTAATTGGTACTGGAATTGGCGGGGCTGTTTTTATTGATAAAAAATTATATAAAGGTAGTCATTTATTTGGTGGCGAGTTTGGCTTAATCAAGACAGCAGCAGGGCCAACCTTGAGCTTGCGGGCGACAATAGTCAAAGCTGCGGCAGCCTACGAAAAGCAAACTGGTGCTAGTCAAGTTAATGGCGAAAAACTATTTGCTCTATCAGAACAAGATGACCAACTTGCACAAAAGTTAATTACGCAAATTTATGATGATTTAGCTAATGCACTATACGATATTCAAGTTGCTTTTGACTTTGATGCATTAATTATTGGCGGTGGTGTTTCAGCTCATCCTGGGTTTAGTGCAGAATTGGCAAAGAGATTGCAAGATCAGCTTACGGAACAAAGTGTAGCTGAGATTATGCCTGTTGTTAAAAGCTGTCAATATCATAATGATGCTAATCTTTATGGGGCTGCTTATAATTTTATTGTTGTAAACGGTAGGGAATAA
- a CDS encoding FAD-dependent oxidoreductase, with product MKIKNSYDVVIVGGGAAGFAAAYEASHRNLSVLVVEKSKKTGGSGEYIEGAFAVGSYLQKKHNVQLTKEDVLHEELEYSHYRADTQIWKEYIDASAGMIKWLHDIGAEYLDVEPLGSGYRTWHLFKGLGKSVIHDVLEPKAKEQGADVITSTSVTKINLDDQGNVSGVIVEDLNTRTTKTIDTKAVVLATGGYLNNKELIKNDTHYDEDQLIPVNAEVNTGDGLQLAWNAGAQKYAMGTAMLFGGYLKDHTKPGYVYRYSELNGAADQQSLLWVNENGDRFVNEEVVDNFALAGNALFTQGKVFTIVDQSTIDHLNDEKLYKAMGTWDYHDTKLPHLKEEIQKALDDKAPYITKANSIKELAEKLGLSDLEQTVTKYNQMANDGKDTEFGKKSDFMVPVENGPFYALALGIGAFCTMGGLKTNTEHNVIDKNGKVISGLYAAGNDAAGMLIGDTYGPNMPGTEAGFVFYSGKHVADVIADNK from the coding sequence ATGAAAATTAAAAATTCTTATGATGTTGTTATTGTAGGTGGTGGAGCTGCCGGTTTTGCAGCAGCTTATGAAGCAAGTCACCGTAACTTATCAGTGTTAGTTGTTGAAAAAAGCAAGAAAACTGGTGGTAGTGGTGAGTATATTGAAGGAGCTTTTGCAGTTGGTTCATATTTACAAAAGAAGCACAATGTTCAATTAACCAAAGAAGATGTACTTCATGAAGAATTAGAGTATTCACATTATCGTGCTGATACTCAAATATGGAAAGAATACATTGACGCTTCTGCAGGTATGATTAAGTGGTTGCATGATATTGGTGCTGAATATCTTGATGTTGAACCTTTAGGCAGTGGTTATCGTACTTGGCACTTGTTTAAAGGCTTAGGAAAATCTGTTATTCATGATGTACTTGAGCCAAAAGCTAAAGAGCAAGGCGCAGATGTTATAACTTCTACTAGTGTCACTAAAATTAATCTTGACGACCAAGGAAATGTTTCAGGAGTTATTGTTGAAGATTTGAATACCCGCACAACCAAGACAATTGACACAAAAGCTGTAGTTTTGGCAACTGGTGGTTATTTGAACAATAAAGAATTAATTAAGAATGATACTCATTACGATGAGGACCAATTAATTCCTGTAAATGCTGAAGTAAACACAGGTGATGGCTTGCAACTTGCTTGGAATGCCGGAGCACAAAAATATGCTATGGGTACAGCTATGTTATTTGGTGGCTATCTGAAAGACCATACTAAACCGGGCTACGTTTATCGTTATTCAGAGTTAAATGGTGCAGCAGACCAACAATCACTACTTTGGGTAAATGAAAATGGTGACCGGTTTGTCAATGAAGAAGTTGTAGATAATTTTGCTTTGGCTGGTAATGCTTTGTTTACTCAAGGTAAAGTATTTACTATTGTTGATCAAAGTACAATTGACCATCTTAATGACGAAAAATTGTATAAAGCAATGGGTACTTGGGATTATCATGACACCAAATTGCCACACTTGAAGGAAGAAATTCAAAAAGCACTTGATGATAAGGCTCCATATATTACTAAAGCCAATTCAATTAAAGAACTGGCTGAAAAATTGGGACTATCTGATTTAGAGCAAACAGTTACTAAATATAACCAAATGGCTAATGACGGTAAAGATACCGAATTTGGCAAGAAATCTGACTTTATGGTTCCAGTAGAAAATGGTCCATTCTATGCTTTGGCATTGGGGATTGGCGCTTTTTGCACAATGGGTGGCTTAAAGACCAACACGGAACACAATGTAATAGATAAAAATGGTAAAGTAATTAGTGGCCTGTACGCAGCTGGTAATGACGCAGCCGGAATGTTAATCGGGGATACTTATGGTCCGAACATGCCAGGAACCGAAGCAGGCTTTGTCTTCTATTCTGGTAAACACGTTGCTGATGTTATTGCTGATAACAAATAA
- a CDS encoding glycoside hydrolase family 1 protein has translation MAKQIMPQGFLWGNSTSSMQTEGGVNEGGKGASVYDTYRASDGSSTWDDAIDDYHRYQEDLDLLAEQGVNCYRFQISWSRVNPQGDGEFNPEGIEFYSNLIDNLLKRKIEPMICLYHFDMPLNLAQKYNGFMSRHVVDAFVRYGKKMIDLFGDRVKYWITFNEQNLYFMPGASKIAGCLKGKETTAELYTISHHIMLAHARITNYLHQATDCKIGGMLAYSEVYPVSSLPKDIQYARQIDEFMNKNLLDAFVYGRYSSEVINCVKLNHIKVDVLPEDLTEIGQMRSDYIAFSYYQSATISSTLVPENTLPNYYLQYGNKENPFLKVNEWGWSVDPRGFRDVLTKTYNQYHLPMFPIENGIGVREEYEGREIQDDYRIDYHRDHIKALKDAMAIDGVPVIGYLVWGLIDIPSSSGNMDKRYGMVYVNRTNHDLLDLKRVPKKSYWWFKKVILSNGNDLA, from the coding sequence ATGGCCAAACAAATAATGCCCCAAGGCTTTTTATGGGGGAACTCAACATCAAGCATGCAAACGGAAGGCGGGGTCAACGAAGGTGGCAAGGGTGCTTCTGTTTATGATACTTATCGCGCTAGTGATGGCTCTTCGACTTGGGATGATGCAATTGATGATTATCATCGCTATCAAGAAGATTTGGATTTATTAGCTGAGCAAGGAGTTAATTGTTATCGCTTCCAGATTTCATGGAGTCGGGTAAATCCTCAGGGAGATGGTGAGTTTAATCCTGAGGGAATTGAGTTTTACTCTAATTTGATTGATAATTTGCTAAAACGCAAAATTGAGCCGATGATTTGTCTATATCATTTTGACATGCCGCTTAATTTAGCACAAAAATATAACGGTTTTATGAGCCGTCACGTAGTTGACGCCTTTGTCCGCTACGGTAAGAAAATGATAGATTTATTTGGCGATCGGGTAAAATATTGGATTACTTTCAATGAGCAAAACCTCTATTTTATGCCAGGTGCTTCTAAAATTGCTGGCTGTCTTAAAGGCAAAGAAACAACAGCTGAATTGTATACAATTAGCCATCATATTATGTTAGCTCATGCTAGAATTACCAATTACTTGCACCAAGCAACAGACTGTAAAATTGGTGGTATGTTAGCTTATAGTGAAGTTTATCCAGTTTCATCATTACCTAAAGATATTCAATATGCGCGGCAAATTGATGAGTTCATGAATAAGAATTTGCTTGATGCTTTTGTTTATGGTCGCTATTCAAGTGAAGTAATTAATTGTGTTAAACTCAATCACATCAAAGTCGATGTTTTACCTGAAGATTTAACCGAGATTGGACAAATGAGAAGTGATTACATTGCTTTTAGCTATTATCAAAGTGCGACGATCAGTAGCACATTAGTTCCGGAAAATACCTTACCTAACTATTACTTGCAGTATGGAAATAAAGAAAATCCATTTTTAAAGGTAAACGAATGGGGCTGGTCAGTTGATCCGAGAGGTTTTAGGGATGTTTTGACTAAAACTTATAACCAATATCATTTGCCAATGTTTCCAATTGAGAACGGCATTGGTGTCCGTGAAGAATATGAAGGCCGTGAGATTCAGGATGATTACCGAATTGACTATCATCGTGATCACATTAAGGCACTGAAAGATGCTATGGCAATTGATGGCGTTCCAGTAATTGGTTATCTTGTTTGGGGTTTGATTGATATTCCTAGTTCATCAGGTAATATGGATAAGCGCTATGGCATGGTCTATGTTAACCGCACTAACCACGATTTGCTTGATCTAAAACGAGTTCCTAAAAAGAGCTATTGGTGGTTTAAAAAAGTAATTTTAAGCAACGGTAATGATTTAGCTTAA
- a CDS encoding DUF4982 domain-containing protein: protein MFLVIILVMVAWGAKFPILTSNVGDIDLIGFRRPISYYREIVFGLRQAPYIAVQDPHHYGEPVQLTPWILSDTVSSWSWDVPENSKVIVEVYSRGTEVELFLNGCSLGRKPAGEKVNYRTLFETDYTKGELVAVSYDNGKELVRTKLLSAQETTQLKLKPETLFNQLDFHESHNLSYIDVKLVDDQGTMITDEDVLFTAEVVSGNAKIVAVGSGNPKPVTELNNKSSNTYHGRALIIVERTEKEAVSLNVKTETGLSVTTKL from the coding sequence GTTATCATTTTGGTGATGGTGGCTTGGGGGGCAAAATTTCCAATTCTAACTTCTAATGTTGGTGATATCGACTTAATTGGTTTTAGAAGACCTATTTCCTATTATCGTGAAATTGTCTTTGGCTTACGTCAAGCTCCGTATATTGCAGTACAAGACCCACATCATTATGGGGAACCAGTTCAGTTAACTCCATGGATTTTAAGTGATACTGTATCAAGCTGGTCATGGGATGTACCTGAAAATTCTAAAGTAATTGTGGAAGTCTATAGCAGAGGAACTGAGGTCGAATTGTTTTTAAATGGTTGCAGTTTAGGAAGAAAGCCTGCAGGAGAGAAAGTTAATTATCGAACTTTGTTTGAAACAGATTATACTAAAGGTGAATTAGTTGCAGTATCTTACGATAATGGAAAGGAACTGGTAAGAACAAAGTTACTTTCAGCTCAAGAAACTACACAGTTGAAATTAAAACCTGAAACGCTATTTAATCAGTTGGATTTTCATGAGAGTCATAATCTATCTTATATCGATGTGAAGCTAGTCGATGATCAAGGAACAATGATAACAGATGAGGATGTTCTGTTTACTGCTGAAGTTGTTTCGGGAAATGCAAAAATTGTAGCAGTTGGTAGTGGCAATCCTAAACCTGTAACTGAATTGAATAATAAGAGTAGTAACACTTATCACGGTAGAGCATTAATTATTGTAGAGCGAACGGAAAAAGAAGCAGTCAGCTTGAATGTAAAAACTGAAACTGGATTATCTGTAACTACAAAACTATAA
- a CDS encoding LysR family transcriptional regulator yields MDSDQLKVFLDVAQQGSFGRVAKQKYVTQRAVSRQISRLETEIGVKLFTRSNNRISLTPAGKYFAGRVQEYLNNVDSTIAELQEISQSATNSLYIAYFSIFDAYIMEKEIINYKSQNLPQINFFTSEESVEHILADLTLNKLDCAYINHYGSYDIPHAEQYNVVPVYSNEMVLGISKHNPLSSKNYINESDLNGQNLLYYSSEKSDFMRKTFKATLNHSSFQYHIQRVSSIEQLMTSTALDQGISYIPAGLIDLIMQRDPEIVYRHFLSEQKKQNYTMQLIYLKNNKSKPLKQFVKSIKIQKAL; encoded by the coding sequence ATGGATAGTGATCAATTAAAAGTATTTTTAGATGTTGCTCAACAAGGCAGCTTTGGTCGTGTAGCAAAGCAAAAGTACGTGACTCAAAGAGCAGTATCACGTCAAATTTCACGACTTGAAACAGAAATTGGTGTCAAATTATTTACTAGGTCAAATAACCGAATAAGCTTAACTCCCGCTGGAAAATATTTTGCTGGACGAGTTCAAGAATACTTAAATAATGTCGATTCAACTATAGCAGAGTTACAAGAAATTTCTCAATCTGCCACTAATTCTTTGTACATTGCTTATTTTTCAATTTTTGATGCCTATATCATGGAAAAAGAAATCATCAATTATAAATCGCAAAATCTACCTCAAATCAACTTTTTTACATCAGAAGAAAGTGTTGAGCATATTTTAGCTGATCTAACTTTAAACAAATTAGATTGTGCCTACATTAATCATTATGGCAGCTACGATATTCCTCATGCAGAGCAATATAATGTAGTTCCTGTCTATTCCAATGAAATGGTTTTAGGTATCAGCAAACATAATCCATTGAGTAGCAAGAACTATATCAATGAAAGTGATTTAAATGGACAAAATTTATTGTATTACAGCAGTGAAAAATCAGATTTTATGAGAAAGACTTTCAAAGCAACCTTAAACCACAGTTCGTTTCAATATCACATTCAACGAGTATCATCAATTGAGCAATTAATGACAAGTACTGCATTAGATCAGGGTATCTCATACATCCCAGCTGGATTAATAGATTTAATCATGCAAAGAGATCCAGAAATAGTTTATCGACACTTTTTATCAGAGCAAAAAAAGCAAAATTATACTATGCAGCTAATTTATCTGAAAAACAATAAATCAAAACCACTAAAGCAATTCGTTAAATCAATCAAAATCCAAAAAGCTTTATAG